Proteins from one Cellulosilyticum lentocellum DSM 5427 genomic window:
- a CDS encoding ABC transporter permease, translating into MNKSLAVAKVYCKTQLIWRFDLAFKVIFTITKILFAYVLWSTIFENQAEIGGFTFGGMLSYYVIQSFLSNLDASRSVSEDMNNQIRGGTFSKYMILPINIQRYYVSKTLGSLVTYFFLSIVATLMWVIIFQVPLLLTGEIKLILGAVLLFMGSAYFMIQFHYFIGLLAFIFQNIWLFIMIESNLMSFISGGIIPLVLLPSAVVEVIKLLPFYYSSYLPTMLLMGRNDEELGKGIVIVALWIMAFKFINHYLYQRLRVRYDGVGI; encoded by the coding sequence ATGAACAAGAGCTTAGCAGTTGCTAAAGTTTATTGTAAAACCCAGCTTATATGGCGTTTTGATTTAGCTTTTAAAGTTATCTTTACTATTACTAAGATTTTATTTGCTTATGTTCTTTGGAGTACCATTTTTGAAAATCAAGCCGAAATAGGCGGATTTACCTTTGGTGGTATGTTATCTTACTATGTGATTCAGTCATTTTTATCTAATTTAGATGCATCTAGAAGTGTAAGCGAAGATATGAACAATCAGATTAGAGGAGGTACCTTTTCTAAATACATGATACTTCCTATTAACATTCAGAGATACTACGTTAGCAAGACCCTAGGAAGCCTTGTCACTTACTTTTTCCTTAGCATAGTAGCAACTCTTATGTGGGTTATTATATTTCAAGTGCCACTGCTACTAACAGGAGAGATAAAGCTTATCCTAGGAGCTGTTTTATTATTTATGGGAAGCGCCTACTTCATGATTCAATTTCATTACTTTATCGGCTTATTAGCTTTTATCTTTCAGAATATATGGCTATTCATTATGATTGAGTCTAACTTGATGAGCTTTATATCAGGAGGCATCATTCCTCTAGTTCTTCTTCCAAGTGCAGTGGTGGAAGTCATTAAATTACTACCATTTTATTATAGCTCCTATTTGCCAACTATGCTTTTGATGGGGAGAAATGATGAGGAGTTAGGTAAAGGCATAGTAATAGTGGCACTATGGATTATGGCTTTTAAGTTTATTAATCACTATTTATACCAAAGGCTAAGAGTAAGATATGACGGGGTGGGAATATGA
- a CDS encoding ABC transporter ATP-binding protein: MRVAIISVEHLTKKYKRYKKEEGMKGSIKSLFKREYIYKTAVSDLSLEIEQGEMVGLIGPNGAGKTTFIKMLTGIIPPSAGEIQVLGYYPNKLENALKYQYAVVMGQKSQLFFELTPADTFYLFKELYDLPENLYRENVDYFIELFQVQDLMNVQVRTLSLGERMKMELIVSLLHNPKILFLDEPTIGLDATTQQQIRGFLKKVNEEKGTTVLLTSHYMEDIKKLCDRCIVINHGKKLYDGSTHELFDKYQKFKKVTLQFEGERPSLLSEIKVIEEKGNELTLIMPNERTGELLGNLLRENIILDFSIEEEDIGEVARRIYEEEGGQDEQELSSC; encoded by the coding sequence ATGAGAGTGGCTATTATTTCAGTGGAACATTTAACTAAGAAGTATAAAAGGTATAAGAAAGAAGAGGGGATGAAAGGCAGTATTAAAAGTTTATTTAAACGTGAGTATATTTACAAGACTGCTGTTTCAGATTTAAGTTTAGAAATAGAGCAAGGAGAGATGGTGGGACTAATAGGTCCTAATGGTGCAGGTAAGACTACTTTCATTAAAATGTTAACGGGGATTATTCCACCTAGCGCTGGAGAAATACAAGTACTAGGCTATTATCCTAATAAGCTAGAAAATGCTTTAAAGTACCAGTATGCAGTAGTTATGGGACAAAAAAGTCAGTTGTTTTTTGAACTGACGCCAGCAGATACTTTTTATCTTTTCAAGGAACTTTATGATTTACCAGAGAATTTATACAGAGAGAATGTGGACTATTTTATAGAACTTTTTCAGGTCCAAGATTTAATGAATGTGCAAGTAAGAACCTTGTCTTTAGGTGAACGCATGAAGATGGAATTAATAGTTTCCTTACTTCATAATCCTAAAATCCTTTTTCTTGATGAACCTACTATTGGTTTAGATGCTACAACGCAGCAACAAATTCGTGGTTTTTTAAAGAAAGTTAATGAAGAAAAGGGAACTACGGTGCTATTAACCTCTCACTACATGGAAGATATTAAAAAGCTTTGTGATAGGTGCATTGTGATTAATCATGGCAAGAAACTCTATGATGGCAGTACTCATGAGTTATTCGATAAGTATCAGAAGTTTAAGAAGGTAACACTTCAGTTCGAAGGGGAAAGGCCTAGTCTACTTTCTGAAATAAAGGTCATTGAGGAAAAGGGAAATGAACTCACCTTAATCATGCCAAATGAGAGGACAGGAGAATTACTGGGGAATTTATTAAGAGAAAATATTATTTTGGATTTTAGCATTGAAGAAGAGGATATTGGAGAAGTAGCTAGGCGCATTTATGAGGAAGAGGGTGGTCAGGATGAACAAGAGCTTAGCAGTTGCTAA
- a CDS encoding endonuclease MutS2, translated as MKQTVEILEFNKILKLLSEMAVSDKAKQKLLGLEMMLDEKICQLKMRETTEARRILDSLGTPPISSMQYMESMLERVSIGTLLMPEELMLVASFIKGCNNMRRYLSRAEFLDCNLATYGRGFCDLDVLKELIELSIRNNQVDSEASTALKGIRRDIEVKREQVKQRLEKIMRGKKDYLADFYIIERGGRYALAVKREYKSQVEGAVLDTSRTGSTVFIEPSAVGKLQEELRLLEIEEDNEVRKVLYSLTNEVENYISDMRLNMEMMEVLDVAFAKAKLSQQLQARAVKVSVTGKLEIKEGRHPLLNKEKCVPLDFYMKAGIRGIIVTGPNTGGKTVALKTVGLLSMMAQCGLHVPVAEGSTFKMFNQILCDIGDGQSIEESLSTFSSHIVNIIDILKQTTKDSLVLLDELGSGTDPAEGMGIAIAILEALRQKECLLVATTHYPEVKEYATEAEGYQNARMCFDKESLKPLYKLEIGEAGESCAFYIAEKLGFPKSLIRLANSYTYKEQVMSQDDYMNKAIDKRTKTQTLENGDSNTIGNEKPQTQVSGNHDSSRVEGTRGKEEVNTNKEIPTNHIVNKKTNNSEAIEKAQGLIKALDSELGKVAATPQLKGQSERKEKASAKAKSFHVGDSVLVFPNKEKGLVFHTVNEEGKIGVQIKGSKRWVAAKRLKLLVATSELYPADYDFSIVFDSVANRKAKKKMTKGYQEGMSATYESEEEANWQSYQ; from the coding sequence ATGAAACAAACTGTAGAAATATTAGAATTTAACAAGATTTTAAAGCTGCTTAGCGAAATGGCTGTATCTGATAAAGCAAAACAAAAGTTATTAGGCTTAGAGATGATGTTGGATGAGAAAATTTGTCAGCTTAAGATGAGGGAGACTACCGAGGCCAGAAGAATCTTAGATAGTTTAGGGACACCACCCATTAGTTCTATGCAGTACATGGAAAGCATGCTAGAGAGGGTAAGCATAGGTACCTTACTAATGCCAGAAGAATTGATGTTAGTGGCATCCTTTATTAAAGGATGCAACAATATGAGACGTTATCTATCACGAGCAGAGTTTCTAGATTGCAATCTGGCTACCTATGGTAGAGGTTTTTGTGACCTAGATGTCCTTAAAGAACTTATTGAATTAAGTATTCGTAATAACCAAGTAGATAGTGAAGCATCTACAGCGCTCAAGGGGATAAGGCGTGATATAGAAGTCAAAAGAGAACAAGTCAAACAACGCCTTGAAAAAATCATGCGTGGAAAGAAAGACTATCTAGCTGATTTTTATATTATTGAGCGTGGAGGTCGTTATGCCTTAGCTGTTAAAAGAGAGTACAAAAGTCAGGTGGAGGGAGCAGTACTAGATACTTCTAGAACAGGAAGCACCGTCTTTATTGAACCATCAGCAGTAGGTAAGCTTCAAGAGGAGCTAAGGCTTCTAGAAATTGAAGAAGATAACGAAGTGAGAAAGGTACTTTATAGCTTGACAAATGAGGTGGAAAATTATATTTCAGATATGCGTCTTAATATGGAGATGATGGAGGTTCTAGATGTGGCCTTTGCCAAAGCTAAGCTTTCACAACAGCTCCAAGCAAGAGCGGTAAAGGTGAGTGTAACAGGAAAGTTAGAGATCAAAGAGGGTAGACATCCACTATTAAATAAAGAAAAGTGTGTGCCACTAGACTTTTACATGAAGGCTGGTATTAGAGGCATTATTGTGACAGGGCCTAATACAGGAGGGAAAACAGTAGCTCTTAAAACAGTAGGACTTTTATCTATGATGGCTCAGTGCGGTCTGCATGTGCCTGTGGCAGAGGGAAGTACTTTTAAGATGTTTAATCAGATTTTATGTGATATAGGTGATGGCCAAAGTATAGAAGAAAGTTTATCTACTTTTTCTTCTCATATTGTGAATATTATTGACATCTTAAAACAAACCACTAAAGACAGTTTAGTTTTATTAGATGAATTAGGTTCAGGAACAGACCCAGCAGAAGGAATGGGGATTGCCATCGCTATTTTAGAAGCACTTCGCCAAAAGGAATGCCTATTAGTAGCAACAACTCACTATCCAGAAGTAAAGGAATATGCTACAGAAGCCGAAGGCTATCAAAATGCTAGAATGTGCTTTGATAAAGAAAGCCTTAAGCCGCTTTATAAATTAGAAATTGGAGAAGCTGGAGAGAGCTGTGCCTTTTATATTGCAGAAAAGCTAGGCTTTCCAAAATCACTGATTCGGCTTGCAAATAGCTACACCTATAAAGAGCAAGTGATGTCACAAGATGATTATATGAATAAAGCAATTGATAAAAGGACAAAAACTCAAACTTTAGAAAACGGTGATAGCAATACAATAGGTAATGAAAAGCCACAGACTCAGGTATCAGGGAACCATGATTCAAGTAGAGTAGAAGGTACAAGGGGGAAGGAAGAAGTTAATACAAACAAGGAGATTCCTACTAATCATATAGTCAATAAGAAGACCAATAATAGTGAGGCTATAGAGAAAGCGCAAGGACTAATCAAAGCACTAGATAGTGAATTGGGAAAAGTAGCAGCTACTCCTCAGCTTAAAGGTCAATCCGAACGTAAAGAGAAGGCATCAGCAAAAGCAAAAAGCTTTCATGTAGGAGATAGTGTTCTTGTTTTCCCCAATAAAGAAAAAGGCCTGGTTTTTCATACGGTCAATGAAGAAGGCAAGATAGGGGTGCAAATCAAAGGCTCTAAAAGATGGGTGGCAGCTAAAAGGCTTAAACTTCTAGTAGCTACTAGTGAACTTTATCCAGCTGATTATGATTTCTCTATAGTTTTTGATAGTGTTGCCAATCGCAAAGCTAAGAAGAAAATGACTAAGGGTTATCAAGAAGGGATGAGTGCTACTTACGAAAGTGAAGAAGAAGCAAACTGGCAATCGTACCAATAA
- a CDS encoding vWA domain-containing protein produces the protein MKKIKRRVVGILLSIMMTLQVCNVFAAELIDRIPSEVKKADGGYRKIPVIYNNNEVSQVTVSLHKSNTTAQNENERFNISCTANFYIDAYVYKTGGNIKIGTLFTYKDENGKWVEDWLDQSGQVTNDPNWLTTDYKVEVDEINFMELTSQAHNKRVVFKTTVKADGSSKGGFSRYSSSNVAASSADVVVVTQDGLTVTKTAKELAAKNVWEIEVKVEGKNVVLQEATDVVLVLDRSGSMGQGVVDKNNPNAQKCTVLTCTNSNRWHRHNADCYDEEYYILKCTQNHTHTLPGDFIANSCYVSRADKVKDASYTFLDTLQEKEDVNISVVTYAGTASKVTNSNLKSGIESAYNVLGTDGTNTGRGIEIASQILSNSTAPNKMIVVLSDGESNAGNSRTAANSAKNKGCIVYTIGAGIASGSNGAKELFDCASVDQSTNKAKFYLADDTGNALNEIFAEIAGEIQEAGSKCEMSDALSNEFQIVVDSSLANYGAAKVDLGNIDSADWSDKNVIYTQGQILNTDSKQVKWDIGKLNEGIPAIIRYRVNMTSGALGVAYPISSQAQIDYLDSTGVAKVLPIPSISKKALWAGIKFDIYSVDSEKESATKVYAGTSASAWLKVPDDDAQIPNLKVGLDTRVNSSTLEIEPTGDTTLAELSCEIVGGTVEDILGVKVGPDTDPNPDSYRKEATVAVPNVNNTLPTGHGNTELKATVDKGYNVIQPEGVTNVATEVKFDKYTKDITYKINVKSLLDETMAGTKLMKFTMPRVQVRVEKLASVDGLGNKSWSIVDSDYYTMSTPGINDEVITVEFNKESSAKPFIANGGEVYRITVYIPTNMQETVKYDEYIATYIDNSSNNTRNVTAVVAGAERIKDAGIYDGIYYDAEYANLSKSEQIGVNYIEIAKIN, from the coding sequence ATGAAGAAGATAAAAAGAAGAGTAGTAGGTATCTTATTATCTATCATGATGACATTACAGGTATGCAATGTATTTGCAGCAGAGTTAATAGACAGAATACCTAGTGAGGTTAAAAAAGCGGATGGTGGCTATAGAAAAATACCTGTTATTTATAATAATAACGAGGTTAGTCAAGTAACTGTATCTTTGCATAAGTCTAACACTACTGCGCAAAATGAAAATGAACGATTCAATATAAGCTGTACGGCAAATTTTTATATTGATGCCTATGTTTACAAGACTGGTGGAAATATTAAAATAGGTACTTTATTTACCTATAAAGATGAGAACGGTAAATGGGTAGAGGACTGGTTAGATCAATCAGGGCAGGTGACAAATGATCCTAACTGGCTGACGACTGACTACAAAGTTGAAGTTGATGAGATTAATTTTATGGAGCTGACTTCTCAGGCACATAATAAACGTGTTGTTTTTAAAACCACTGTAAAGGCTGATGGCTCTTCTAAAGGTGGCTTTTCACGATATAGTTCTTCTAACGTAGCGGCCTCATCAGCAGATGTAGTAGTGGTGACCCAAGATGGACTTACTGTAACAAAAACAGCAAAAGAATTAGCAGCAAAAAATGTTTGGGAAATAGAAGTAAAAGTTGAAGGTAAAAATGTTGTTTTACAAGAAGCAACAGATGTTGTATTAGTTCTAGACAGATCTGGTAGCATGGGGCAAGGTGTAGTTGATAAAAACAACCCTAATGCACAAAAGTGTACAGTACTTACATGTACCAATAGCAATAGGTGGCATAGACATAATGCTGACTGTTATGATGAAGAATATTATATTTTAAAATGTACTCAAAATCATACACATACTTTACCAGGAGATTTCATAGCAAATTCTTGTTATGTAAGCAGAGCTGATAAAGTAAAAGATGCAAGTTATACCTTTTTAGATACTTTACAAGAAAAAGAAGATGTTAATATTAGTGTAGTAACTTATGCGGGAACAGCTTCTAAAGTTACTAACAGCAATCTTAAATCCGGAATTGAATCAGCATATAATGTACTAGGAACAGATGGAACTAATACAGGTAGGGGAATTGAAATTGCAAGCCAAATATTATCAAATAGCACGGCACCTAATAAGATGATTGTTGTATTAAGCGATGGAGAATCTAATGCAGGAAACTCTAGAACAGCAGCAAATAGTGCTAAGAACAAAGGATGCATAGTCTATACTATAGGAGCAGGTATAGCAAGTGGCTCAAATGGAGCAAAGGAATTATTTGATTGTGCTAGTGTAGATCAATCAACAAATAAAGCTAAGTTTTATTTAGCGGATGATACAGGTAATGCATTAAATGAGATATTCGCGGAAATAGCAGGAGAAATTCAAGAAGCAGGAAGTAAATGTGAAATGTCTGATGCTTTATCAAATGAATTTCAGATTGTCGTTGATAGTAGTTTAGCAAACTATGGTGCCGCTAAAGTAGATTTAGGTAATATTGATAGTGCAGACTGGTCTGATAAAAATGTTATTTACACACAAGGACAAATATTAAATACAGATAGCAAACAAGTTAAGTGGGATATTGGTAAGTTAAATGAAGGGATACCAGCTATCATTCGTTATAGAGTCAATATGACAAGTGGGGCATTGGGAGTAGCTTATCCAATAAGTTCACAAGCACAAATAGATTATTTAGATAGTACAGGAGTAGCTAAGGTATTGCCTATACCTAGTATTTCTAAAAAGGCACTCTGGGCAGGTATAAAATTTGATATCTATAGTGTTGATAGTGAGAAAGAGTCAGCGACTAAAGTTTATGCAGGAACCTCAGCTTCTGCATGGCTTAAGGTGCCAGATGATGATGCTCAAATTCCAAACTTAAAAGTTGGTCTAGATACAAGGGTTAATTCTAGTACTCTAGAAATAGAACCTACAGGAGATACAACTTTAGCAGAACTAAGTTGTGAAATAGTAGGAGGCACAGTTGAGGATATCCTTGGAGTTAAAGTTGGACCAGACACCGATCCTAATCCTGATTCATATCGTAAGGAGGCAACAGTAGCTGTACCTAATGTAAACAATACCTTACCTACAGGTCATGGTAATACTGAGTTAAAAGCAACTGTGGATAAAGGGTATAATGTTATTCAACCAGAAGGTGTTACTAATGTTGCAACAGAAGTAAAATTTGATAAATATACAAAAGACATTACTTATAAAATTAATGTTAAATCTTTACTTGATGAAACAATGGCAGGAACCAAACTAATGAAATTCACCATGCCAAGGGTACAAGTAAGAGTTGAAAAACTAGCATCTGTTGATGGATTAGGAAATAAGTCTTGGTCAATAGTTGACAGTGATTATTATACTATGTCTACACCAGGAATAAATGATGAAGTAATAACTGTTGAATTTAATAAAGAGAGCTCGGCAAAACCATTTATTGCCAATGGCGGAGAAGTTTATAGAATCACAGTTTATATTCCAACTAATATGCAAGAGACAGTAAAATATGATGAATATATTGCAACCTATATCGATAATAGCTCAAATAATACTAGAAATGTAACTGCTGTGGTTGCAGGTGCTGAACGAATTAAAGATGCTGGTATATATGATGGTATTTACTATGATGCAGAATATGCTAACTTATCAAAGAGTGAGCAAATTGGTGTGAACTATATAGAGATTGCGAAGATTAATTAA
- a CDS encoding L,D-transpeptidase family protein, which translates to MKWKDQLNSVKCKVLNIKLLQTVCTISKKIKESLKKRIKNKKLFIAISMTIGSLSLLYIGGVIYFTGHFYWGTQMNGIKIGGSNLEEAVTKVEDTSKYYILELRERQGQLELIKGSDIELVYQMSKGITEAKENQNPWSWPWHIFEATHLEVTKEISYNPQLLQDKVNTLTCLTDQYIRKPVDASIKYIDGSYQIVEGDKGNTVDPIVLYTAVSKAIKAEDKILDLDKQSCYKKALYDKESKKLKNLQDELNHYLKAEITYDFGDKQEVIGQTQISSWLSVNEQMQVVLDEEAVADYIIGLANSYDTLGQERYFTTSTGRRVKVKGGDYGWKLNVQDEIGEVIELLKQGKPVKRMPLYTQSALKLGKDDIGSTYVEINLSKQYMWFYKEGKLVVKSDIVTGNLKKHYDTPEGTYTLDYKKPNAVLRGPGYATPVKYWMPFNGGIGLHDASWRDAFGGEIYRTNGSHGCVNLPSKVAGDIFSNIESGVPVVCYFEN; encoded by the coding sequence ATGAAATGGAAAGATCAATTAAATAGTGTTAAATGCAAAGTACTAAATATCAAGCTATTACAGACAGTATGCACTATAAGCAAAAAAATAAAAGAGAGTCTTAAAAAAAGAATCAAAAATAAGAAGCTTTTCATAGCAATTAGCATGACCATAGGAAGTTTAAGCCTCTTGTATATAGGAGGCGTTATTTATTTTACTGGACATTTTTATTGGGGAACTCAGATGAATGGCATAAAAATAGGTGGAAGCAATCTAGAGGAAGCAGTAACCAAGGTAGAAGATACGAGTAAGTATTATATATTAGAGCTTAGAGAAAGGCAGGGGCAGCTAGAGTTAATTAAAGGCAGTGATATAGAACTGGTTTATCAGATGTCAAAGGGTATTACAGAAGCCAAGGAAAATCAAAACCCATGGAGCTGGCCCTGGCATATCTTTGAAGCTACCCATTTAGAAGTGACTAAGGAGATTAGTTATAATCCACAATTACTTCAAGATAAAGTAAATACATTAACTTGTTTAACAGATCAATATATCAGAAAACCAGTAGATGCAAGTATCAAGTACATAGATGGTTCCTACCAGATTGTAGAAGGTGATAAAGGCAATACAGTAGATCCAATTGTGCTTTATACGGCTGTAAGCAAGGCAATTAAAGCAGAAGATAAAATCCTAGATTTAGATAAGCAGTCATGCTATAAAAAAGCATTATATGATAAGGAATCTAAAAAATTAAAAAATCTACAAGATGAGCTTAATCATTATCTAAAGGCAGAGATTACTTATGACTTTGGAGATAAACAAGAAGTGATAGGTCAAACACAAATTAGTTCATGGTTAAGTGTTAATGAACAAATGCAGGTTGTATTAGATGAAGAAGCCGTTGCAGATTATATCATAGGGCTTGCAAATAGTTATGATACTTTAGGGCAAGAAAGATATTTTACTACAAGTACAGGTAGAAGAGTAAAGGTAAAAGGGGGAGATTATGGCTGGAAACTCAATGTACAAGATGAAATAGGCGAAGTCATTGAACTACTAAAGCAAGGAAAACCAGTGAAAAGGATGCCCCTTTATACTCAAAGTGCGCTTAAACTAGGAAAAGATGATATTGGTTCAACTTATGTAGAGATTAATCTATCTAAGCAATATATGTGGTTTTATAAGGAAGGAAAGCTTGTTGTAAAGAGTGATATAGTAACAGGTAATCTAAAAAAACATTATGATACACCAGAAGGAACGTACACCTTAGATTATAAAAAACCAAACGCTGTTTTAAGAGGCCCAGGGTATGCAACACCTGTTAAGTATTGGATGCCTTTTAATGGGGGGATAGGTCTTCATGATGCAAGTTGGAGAGATGCTTTTGGTGGAGAAATTTATCGTACCAATGGTTCTCATGGCTGTGTTAATCTACCTAGTAAAGTAGCAGGAGATATTTTTTCTAATATAGAATCAGGTGTACCTGTTGTTTGCTATTTTGAAAACTAA